In the Deinococcota bacterium genome, TTATGACGAAAAACGACCTGAGCACAGATCATTTCGGAGAGCTCCAAATAAGCTAAATAAGCCGAACGCTGAGCGCTGTTCGCGAAGCACCTCGACAGAGACAGCTTGACGCTGGGCCCTTTCAGACCGGCTCGGTTGTAGACTGACTCCCATGAGCAAACCCCGCATCATCGGCGGCAAGGCCAAAGGGCGCCCCTTGGAGACCCCCAGGAGCGGCACTCGGCCAACGCCGTCTCGGGTCCGCGAGGCGCTCTTCGACATCCTCGCCTTCTACCCGCGCGGCCGCTTTCTGGACCTCTTCGCGGGCTCCGGCGCGGTCGGCCTCGAGGCGGCCTCGCGGGGCTGGCGGAGCACGCTGGTCGAGCTCAGCCGTCCCGCGGCGCAGGTCATGAGGCGCAACGCCCTGGCGCTGGGGCTCCCCGCCGAAGTCGTGCAGGGCGACGCGCTCGAGTACGTCCTTGAAAACCGGGGCGCCTTCGACGTGGTCTTCGCGGCGCCGCCCTATCCGCTCGAGCTGCCCCTACTCTTTCAGACCATTCTCGACGCGGGCGTCGCCAAGTCCGGCGGCCTCTACGTCTTTCAGCACCCGAGCGGGCTCAGCCTCGAGCTCGAGCGGGGCGGCGAGGCGTTGGCAGCGGACCGGCGCGCTTACGGTTCCAACGTCTTGAGCCTCTACCGGCTCCAAGAGGCCGGGGCACGCTAAAGCCTCGCGGTCAAAAATGAGCTGAAATGAGCTCGACCTGCCGCAGCCGCCGAAGACAGCCCGACGAACGCGCGCCAAGGTGCTTTTTTACCCCGGCGGACCTGTCATCATGCCCCAACTAGTGGAGGCACCGGTATTGAAACGACGTCGACGACATCAACGACAGAGGCGAACCTCATTCCGCGGGCGTCGGGCATGAAAGCGCCCTCGAGCCTCGAGCAGGCCGGCGCGCTGGCGCCCTGGTTCCACAACCTTCATCTGCCGGACGGCACCCAGACCGCGCCCGACCATCCCCTGGGCGACTTCCCGGGCTACAAGTGGCGAGAACTCGCCGCCCACCTGCCCCAGGACCTGCGCGGCTGGCGCGCCCTCGACATCGGCTGCAACGCGGGCTTCTACTCGCTCGAGCTGGCGCGCCGCGGCGCCCTGGTAAAGGGCATCGATCTGGATCCGCATTACCTGGCCCAGGCGCGCTGGGCCGCCCAGAAGTTCGGGCTCGAGGACAGCGTGAGTTTCGAGAGGGAGCAGGTCTACGAGCTCGCGCACTCGAACGAGAGCTTCGACCTGGTGCTGTTTATGGGTGTCTTCTACCACCTGCGCTACCCGCTCTTGGGCCTCGACATCGTCGCGCAAAGGGTGGGGCGCCTCATGGTCTTTCAGACGCTCACCATGCCGGGCGAGGCGGTGTACGAGGATACCCACGACAGGGGCATGGACGAGCGCGAGGTTCTGCTCGAGCCCGGCTGGCCCAAGATGGCCTTTTTGGAGCATCACTTCGCCGGCGACCCCACCAACTGGTGGGCCCCCAACCACGCCGGCGTGACGGCGATGCT is a window encoding:
- a CDS encoding RsmD family RNA methyltransferase, with amino-acid sequence MSKPRIIGGKAKGRPLETPRSGTRPTPSRVREALFDILAFYPRGRFLDLFAGSGAVGLEAASRGWRSTLVELSRPAAQVMRRNALALGLPAEVVQGDALEYVLENRGAFDVVFAAPPYPLELPLLFQTILDAGVAKSGGLYVFQHPSGLSLELERGGEALAADRRAYGSNVLSLYRLQEAGAR
- a CDS encoding TIGR04290 family methyltransferase; the protein is MKAPSSLEQAGALAPWFHNLHLPDGTQTAPDHPLGDFPGYKWRELAAHLPQDLRGWRALDIGCNAGFYSLELARRGALVKGIDLDPHYLAQARWAAQKFGLEDSVSFEREQVYELAHSNESFDLVLFMGVFYHLRYPLLGLDIVAQRVGRLMVFQTLTMPGEAVYEDTHDRGMDEREVLLEPGWPKMAFLEHHFAGDPTNWWAPNHAGVTAMLRSSGLRVLGRPGHEIYLCEPDPDKPSCVSTWNRAELEAATGKAGARG